One Mariprofundus sp. NF genomic region harbors:
- a CDS encoding EAL domain-containing protein, whose protein sequence is MTISHNVGLKVVAKGIERVEELELLSQYGCDIAQGYYICEPLAGDELLGWYETTVQK, encoded by the coding sequence TTGACAATTAGTCATAATGTCGGCTTGAAGGTGGTGGCCAAAGGTATTGAAAGAGTTGAAGAACTTGAGCTGTTGAGCCAATACGGTTGCGACATCGCACAGGGTTATTATATCTGTGAACCGCTGGCCGGTGATGAGCTACTTGGCTGGTATGAAACAACAGTGCAAAAATAG
- a CDS encoding TIGR04282 family arsenosugar biosynthesis glycosyltransferase — protein MKVSGIGVVVMCKAPLAGRVKTRLMTEFSASRAAELHAAMATTVIKRAKRLFESVVVAADDPGHPFFSAFGVPVTDQGEGDLGDRMQRQVSSAFADGADAVMLLGTDSPHMADQRLLTAARLLKENDVVLGPVEDGGYDLLAMRADYPLFENVNWSTAEVVDQTLAHIDALSLSYALLDLSFDVDLPEDIQRAVAMGWQIDN, from the coding sequence ATGAAAGTTTCAGGCATCGGGGTTGTGGTGATGTGTAAAGCACCGCTGGCAGGGCGTGTAAAAACCCGTTTGATGACTGAGTTTTCTGCCAGTAGAGCTGCCGAGTTGCATGCGGCCATGGCTACGACAGTGATTAAGCGGGCAAAACGACTGTTTGAATCGGTCGTGGTCGCTGCAGATGATCCGGGACACCCTTTTTTCAGTGCATTCGGAGTGCCCGTGACCGATCAGGGTGAAGGCGATCTCGGTGATCGCATGCAGCGGCAGGTAAGTTCTGCTTTTGCTGATGGGGCGGATGCGGTCATGCTGCTGGGAACCGACTCGCCGCATATGGCAGATCAGCGGCTACTAACTGCAGCCCGCTTGCTGAAAGAGAATGATGTCGTGCTCGGGCCGGTTGAGGATGGCGGTTACGATCTGCTGGCCATGCGGGCAGATTATCCGCTCTTTGAGAATGTAAACTGGTCAACTGCTGAGGTTGTTGATCAGACGCTGGCCCATATCGATGCTTTAAGTCTCTCCTATGCGCTGCTTGATCTCAGCTTTGATGTGGATCTGCCTGAGGATATTCAGCGTGCGGTTGCGATGGGTTGGCAGATTGACAATTAG